One genomic segment of Arachis duranensis cultivar V14167 chromosome 4, aradu.V14167.gnm2.J7QH, whole genome shotgun sequence includes these proteins:
- the LOC107483529 gene encoding uncharacterized protein LOC107483529, translating to MAPRGPGRGCERDRTSTQEPEINPNNLLVPEEQCVEFATYLLTGKSSHWWQGARRLLQQGNDPITWGAFQVEFYKKYFPNSARTVKELELLQLKQGTMSVSEYTDKFEELFRFSRMCQGTPGDSEEWKCIKYEGGLRSEILSSVGPMEIRVFSKLVNKSRIAEECVRKAVEAKNDHWESYHREHNQEYPTRGQEFKRRGYPQRFPQRRNDLATNKNSQGKGREKQIVAALDVLSCQRCGGHHPNRPCRYGSGLCYNCGKLGHLVRDCPHRKDRETARSDFHT from the exons atggcgcctcgtggacccgGTCGGGGATGTGAGAGAGATCGTACTAGTACTCAGGAACCGGAAATCAACCCGAATAACCTG TTGGTGCCTGAAGAGCAGTgtgttgaatttgctacctaTCTGCTCACGGGGAAAtcatcgcattggtggcaaggggctCGACGTCTCCTGCAGCAGGGGAATGATCCTATCACCTGGGGTGCCTTCCAAGTGGAATTTTATAAGAAGTACTTCCCGAATTCTGCTAGAACGGTCAAGGAACTTGAATTACTGCAACTGAAGCAGGGTACAatgtccgtatctgagtatacgGATAAATTTGAGGAGTTATTCAGGTTTTCTCGTATGTGTCAAGGAACCCCGGGAGACtctgaggaatggaagtgtattAAGTATGAGGGAGGACTTCGAAGTGAAATCCTGAGCTCCGTTGGACCGATGGAGATTAGGGTCTTCTCTAAACTTGTGAACAAGAGCCGTATTGCTGAAGAATGTGTGAGGAAGGCTGTTGAGGCAAAGAATGACCATTGGGAGTCCTACCACAGGGAGCACAATCAAGAGTACCCAACAAGGGGTCAAGAGTTTAAGAGAAGAGGATACCCACAACGTTTTCCCCAAAGGCGAAATGACCTTGCGACGAATAAGAATTCCCAAGGAAAAGGTAGGGAAAAACAAATAGTGGCTGCTTTGGATGTTTTGAGCTGTCAGAGATGTGGAGGTCATCACCCAAATAGACCGTGTCGTTATGGTTCGGGTTTGTGTTACAATTGCGGAAAGCTAGGACATTTGGTCAGAGATTGCCCACACCGGAAGGACCGGGAGACTGCTAGGTCCGATTTTCATACCTGA